A part of Girardinichthys multiradiatus isolate DD_20200921_A chromosome 12, DD_fGirMul_XY1, whole genome shotgun sequence genomic DNA contains:
- the smim15 gene encoding small integral membrane protein 15 produces MIDVRAWAEYVVEWAAKDPYGFLTTVILALTPLFIASALLSWKLAKMIEARDREQKKKQKRQENINKAKRKKE; encoded by the coding sequence ATGATTGATGTACGAGCATGGGCAGAGTATGTTGTGGAGTGGGCTGCCAAAGACCCCTACGGTTTCCTTACCACCGTCATATTGGCTCTGACCCCTCTGTTCATCGCCAGCGCACTGCTGTCCTGGAAACTGGCCAAGATGATCGAGGCACGTGACCGcgaacaaaagaaaaagcagaaacgtcaagaaaacataaacaagGCCAAGAGGAAGAAAGAGTGA
- the ndufaf2 gene encoding NADH dehydrogenase [ubiquinone] 1 alpha subcomplex assembly factor 2 isoform X1, whose product MACHSAVIPACICLCVWRALCLDYFVFITLCILCATLASTTIKSHLLSFDFLIFIFSFPGRHIRAKRMVEAANPAEHEYMEGSIPMEWEAWIRGRRKEPPSIEELMVNESQREQIKLKAMEVEEKDLALQAKEYNEGLVATPARTVAKGHAAATVFGKEEFSEEPSSTANKFQPGSWMPTSKK is encoded by the exons ATGGCCTGTCACAGCGCTGTCATCCCTGCGTGtatttgtctgtgtgtctgGAGAGCATTGTGTctggactactttgtgtttataaCCCTTTGCATTTTGTGTGCAACATTGGCGAGCACCACCATCAAATCACACTTGCTGTcttttgattttcttatttttattttttcctttccagGGAGGCATATCCGTGCCAAGCGGATGGTGGAGGCAGCCAATCCTGCAGAGCATGAATATATGGAGGGCAGCATTCCGATGGAGTGGGAAG CTTGGATCCGAGGCAGACGGAAGGAGCCTCCCTCCATCGAG GAGCTGATGGTGAATGAGTCCCAGAGGGAGCAGATCAAGCTGAAGGCCATGGAGGTGGAGGAGAAAGATCTGGCCCTACAGGCTAAAGAGTACAACGAAGGTCTGGTGGCAACTCCTGCAAGGACTGTGGCCAAGGGCCATGCAGCTGCCACCGTCTTTGGCaaggaggagttcagtgaggagCCAAGCAGCACTGCAAACAAGTTCCAGCCCGGTTCTTGGATGCCCACCTCAAAGAAATAG
- the ndufaf2 gene encoding NADH dehydrogenase [ubiquinone] 1 alpha subcomplex assembly factor 2 isoform X3: MLQNHGVEVCWRLTGSGRGRACNAEETDKGRHIRAKRMVEAANPAEHEYMEGSIPMEWEAWIRGRRKEPPSIEELMVNESQREQIKLKAMEVEEKDLALQAKEYNEGLVATPARTVAKGHAAATVFGKEEFSEEPSSTANKFQPGSWMPTSKK; encoded by the exons ATGCTGCAGAATCATGGAGTAGAAGTCTGTTGGCGTTTAACAGGGAGCGGGAGAGGTAGGGCTTGCAACGCAGAGGAGACCGACAAAG GGAGGCATATCCGTGCCAAGCGGATGGTGGAGGCAGCCAATCCTGCAGAGCATGAATATATGGAGGGCAGCATTCCGATGGAGTGGGAAG CTTGGATCCGAGGCAGACGGAAGGAGCCTCCCTCCATCGAG GAGCTGATGGTGAATGAGTCCCAGAGGGAGCAGATCAAGCTGAAGGCCATGGAGGTGGAGGAGAAAGATCTGGCCCTACAGGCTAAAGAGTACAACGAAGGTCTGGTGGCAACTCCTGCAAGGACTGTGGCCAAGGGCCATGCAGCTGCCACCGTCTTTGGCaaggaggagttcagtgaggagCCAAGCAGCACTGCAAACAAGTTCCAGCCCGGTTCTTGGATGCCCACCTCAAAGAAATAG